In Candidatus Woesearchaeota archaeon, a single window of DNA contains:
- a CDS encoding serine hydrolase has protein sequence MDRREAVTRCLIGLGGIALGLSPTMAESRNERNERYDVSYLWTPNIEDALDYMEEVGGVLGQDLQRELHVVRAERTGMYGVVYDRNTTRSSAVTTAYRHSGLLTKADLDPASIVEDKDYYDLYNIVYGTGPNLEVHRANFAKVVAQLGPELAKDLVIEERRGGTYALVYQRRGEKESTYQVAQDHARRLKSIGITADISIENNHDVIYSNATYLDHIVQTERDGDAHVRKTEKESTRDLVVIGEITTPRETQTSSTLENDINTYIQQLRRQGRLDHHERTAWSVYDLTANEKLVSLNEDLSLQTASMVKPFVALAFFHEVEKGRLSYGQTSRKKMEAMIQRSNNNCTNWVMGQVGGPRTVERILRQNYGSLFNQLCIVEYIPSNGRCYANMASAHDYSRFLYALWHDELPFSREIKRLMALPNRDRLYDGAREVPQGTLVYDKTGTTAMLCGDFGLLVARGEDGRKYPYTLVGIIERKTRARNLGSFMRTRGDIIRGVSNKTYHEMKRRHALV, from the coding sequence ATGGATAGAAGAGAGGCCGTCACAAGGTGTTTAATTGGTTTAGGTGGCATAGCTCTAGGGCTTTCTCCTACAATGGCCGAGAGCAGGAACGAAAGAAATGAAAGGTACGATGTCTCCTATCTCTGGACACCAAATATAGAGGATGCACTCGACTACATGGAAGAAGTAGGAGGCGTTTTAGGGCAAGACTTACAAAGAGAGCTTCATGTAGTAAGGGCAGAACGAACAGGGATGTATGGTGTTGTTTATGATAGAAACACAACAAGATCATCTGCAGTAACAACTGCATATCGTCATTCTGGACTATTAACTAAGGCAGATCTTGATCCAGCAAGCATTGTAGAAGATAAAGACTATTATGATCTTTATAATATCGTGTATGGTACAGGACCGAACTTAGAGGTTCACCGAGCTAATTTTGCTAAAGTTGTCGCACAATTAGGACCAGAATTAGCAAAAGATCTGGTCATTGAAGAAAGAAGAGGCGGTACCTACGCCTTAGTCTATCAACGCCGTGGAGAAAAGGAATCAACCTATCAGGTCGCTCAAGATCATGCAAGACGACTAAAATCCATTGGAATTACTGCGGACATAAGTATTGAAAATAATCACGATGTTATTTACAGCAACGCAACTTACTTAGACCATATTGTCCAAACTGAGAGAGATGGAGATGCTCATGTTAGAAAAACGGAAAAAGAATCAACAAGAGATTTAGTTGTAATTGGTGAAATTACTACTCCAAGAGAGACTCAAACAAGTAGCACTTTAGAGAACGACATTAATACTTATATTCAACAATTGAGAAGACAAGGACGTTTAGATCATCATGAAAGAACCGCATGGTCAGTGTACGATTTAACAGCAAACGAGAAATTAGTTTCTCTTAATGAAGATCTTTCTCTCCAAACAGCAAGTATGGTTAAGCCATTTGTTGCACTAGCATTTTTTCATGAAGTAGAAAAGGGAAGACTCAGCTATGGACAAACCAGTCGAAAAAAAATGGAAGCGATGATTCAACGAAGTAATAACAATTGTACAAACTGGGTAATGGGTCAGGTAGGAGGACCGCGTACAGTGGAAAGGATTTTGCGACAAAATTATGGTTCTCTTTTTAATCAACTTTGCATCGTCGAGTATATTCCTTCGAATGGAAGATGTTATGCCAACATGGCATCTGCGCATGACTATAGTAGGTTTCTCTATGCTCTTTGGCATGATGAATTACCCTTTTCCAGGGAAATAAAAAGATTAATGGCACTTCCAAACAGGGATCGTCTGTACGATGGTGCACGCGAAGTTCCTCAAGGAACGCTGGTTTATGATAAAACAGGAACGACAGCCATGCTTTGTGGGGATTTTGGTCTTTTAGTAGCAAGAGGTGAAGATGGACGAAAATACCCCTATACCCTCGTTGGAATTATAGAGAGAAAAACAAGAGCAAGAAATCTCGGTTCATTTATGCGAACAAGAGGCGACATTATTAGGGGAGTTTCAAACAAAACCTATCACGAAATGAAGAGAAGGCATGCGTTGGTATGA